Part of the Salvelinus fontinalis isolate EN_2023a chromosome 1, ASM2944872v1, whole genome shotgun sequence genome is shown below.
TCAAGAGGTCAACGCTGTCCAGGCTGCTGTAGGAGGTGCCCTTGACTCGGTGAGACTCCATGATCCTTTCGAAGTGGCGGCTGAAGGAGTCCAGGCTGTCCACTGAGGTCCTGCGAGGGCTGGTCACTGAGATGGGGGACATCAGGGCTGATTGGGCATCCGATATGTGGTCCAGGGGACAACTACAGGAAGAAATCATGTAGAATGTATTAGGAACACATGAGGTATCTGATTGGCAAATATCTACTATATTTGTGTCCCTATCAATGCTTTACATACTGACTACATGGTGCGTCTGAACTGCAGTGAATATCTCACCCCTTCAGCAGCAGACTGTACACTTGATTGTCCTCCTGGGTGGCATGCTGTCTCTTCTTATCCCCCTGCATCCTCACACTGGCCCagctcaccacctcctcctcttcctcctccagttCGTCCTCCTCTCCGTCAGTGCGCACTATGGTACTGGCGCTGGAGGCAGAGGTGCCGAGCACACTGCGGTTACTCCCAAAGGCTGAGTCcacctcctcctgctctctctcggcCTCAGCCAATATCACCTCATCTAGGTCTGTTTCCCTATAGCATTTCAGGGGCACTGCATCTAGGTCCGTCTCAGCATAGTTGATGGCTCTGCGGATGATGCCCGTCTTGGGAGAGAAGCCAACCACAGTGACCGGGGGCGGAGTCCCCAAATCCACAACCTGCTGGACATCGTGATAGGATAAACTCTGACTCTCATCGTCCCATCCCCTCCAGTGACCTGTGGGCTtcaggagcagggaggaggtgggCAAGGGAGACTCACTGGAGGTCCCACTCGGGGGGGCTTGAGAGGAGTCTGGGATAtcaaaagagacaaagagagcatGTAAAAGTGAGTAGGAATAATATAGAACAATTAGCCTGTTCTAAAAACCATGCAaaactagtttttttttttaagttctaAAGATCATTAGTCATTTTTTGATTGTATTCCATTATGATTGAGTATTGAGTGGACTGACTACGGTAATAACATTCAACATTTTGGTAGCACTTAGTAAAATGACCTGTTCTAAAAACCattcaaatgtaataaaatgacCTGTTCTAAATGTATAGATTGTTATTACAGTGGTACTGTTTATTGACATTCACTGTTTTGGGACCTATAACAGACGGTCTGGGGTGAACTGAGTACTGTAACATAATAGGGACTGATGGAAAATGagtgagagagatgcagagatatAGAAAATGTAATCAAAAGCAAGGGAACAGATTCTCTAAAGTCCAAATACTTAACAGGAAACACATTAGCTGTGTATGAGGCTGAGATGTCAAGACTCTAAACTATCAATAAAGGTAAACAAAGAAAGTGTTTGTTTGAGAAGGAAGAGAGTCAGACTTTAATAAGGACAGAGCTGATGCCAGGCCATAAAGCCAAAGATAGCCAGAGCTAATTGGATTACAGGAGTATTGTGAAAGTAGCTGCTTGTTTACGAGAAGGGGCTGACAAACTAGGAAGTCTGAACTGGAGGAGGAAGAGTAAGACAGTGAGGCAAATCCTGTGtccataaccaagtgggaaggtcgTAATTTCCAGTTGGATGCATTCATGTGCTTTGAACTAGTTTGagaaatgctgattggctaatggccaacaagctgcgtcaaccataaactaaaagaACAGCTTTCatgtacactgagtgcacaaaacattaggaacaccttccgactattgagttgcacaccttctgccctcagaacagtcacaatttgtcagggcatggactacaagttgttgaaagcgttccacatggatgctggcccatgttgactccaatgcttcccatagttgtgtcaagttggctggatgtcctttgtttCCCACTAGTAATAACCAGTTGGAGGGATGTTCAAGTAGATTTTTCCCAGTTatattcacgtttatcgtcgaaggaatgagcgttacaccgaggcctgtactctggagcgggattgatttggaggtggagggtccgtcatggtctggggcggtgtgtcacagcatcatcggactgagcttgttgtcattgcaggcaatctaaacgctgtgcgttacagggaagacctccttcatgtggtacccttcctgcaggctcatcctgacatgaccctccagcatgacaatgcaaccagccatactgctcgttctgtgcgtgatttcctgccagacaggaatgtcagtgttctgccatggccagcgaagagcccggatctcaatcgcattgaagcacgtctgggacctgttggatcggagggtgagggctaggaacttgcaggtgccttggtggaagagtggggtaacatctcacagcaagaactggcaaatctggtgcagttcatgaggaggagatgcaatgcagtacttaatgcagctggtggccacaccagatactgactgttacttttgaccccccccccccgcattgTTCAGGGACAAAtgattcaatttctgttagtcacaggtCTGTGGaccttgttcagtttatgtctcagttgttgaatcttgttatgtttatacaaatatttacacatgttaagttcgctgaaaataaacgcagttgacagtgagaggaggtttcctttttttctgagtttatatGATAAgtaccaccttcccacttggcTATGAATGCAACATTAGAGCTCTTTCAGGACCACCCACCTTTAGAATCATGGCTGTCCTCCATGGGCTGTCCAAACAGGAACTCCCATTTGGCACGGGCAATCTTCTGGGAGTGCAAGGATGGGCCCAGCACAGAGGAACCGCTTTCCGACTACAACACAACAGACAATGAGAATGATTGAGTAGGTGATACATAAGGTATAATGTACACTTGTAAATagtcgctcacacacacacacacacacacacctgcatccCAGAAGCTGTCTCTTCAGTGTCATTGCTCTTCTGGCTGGACTGGCTGGATGTCTCTGGagagagacagtccctctctggCTGAGTGCTCTCCCCCAGACTGCCTGTCACTCCACTGGAGCTTTGGGAAGACACCAGTGCCCCACTATGGTCCTGGGTCTCCCCCCTCTGCTCCCTGTTTACCCCATGTTTATACCCGTGATACCCCAACACAGTTGCTCCATCCCTCCTCTGCTGCAGCTCCTCCTTGGTCACCAGATACACTTCATCACCATCAGCAGTAGGACTCTCACTATTGGACTCCTCCCTGTCCGCAACGGACCCATTCTCCCTCCACTGCTGCATCCTGGAACTCCAGCTCTCTGGCGGCTCCATGTCAAGTCCTATAATCAGCCGCCTGCTGTTCTCCGGGTTGTCCCTCGGACCCCCTCTGTTGAAGCGGGTGTCATATGGCCTCCTCTCCAGGCTGGGGGAGCCCCGGTCTCCCATGTACTGCGGTGGCTGGTGGCGGTGCAAGGTGGGGCTGTCTTTCGTCAGCAGCTCAGCTCTCTGCAGCCGAGGGTCTATGATAGGGGTGTGGGACGCTACCACCAGGTGCAGCGTAGCTGGCATAGCAGGGGAGGAGATTCccttctgcagtaggaggggGGAGGCTTGCCCTTgtctttgacctggtctagactCTCTGGAGTGGAGTCCAGCTCTAAGAGACTCCTTGTCTGTCCACCTATGGTCCTgtaagtgtgtgtgggtgttagcTTCAGGGTGGGGCTGTGCTGGAGAACCCTGGCCATGGAGGGTGACGTAGGGTTGAGACTCCCTGGAGATGTAGCCAGACTTGGGGCTCTCTGACCTGGTGGAGTTAGCCTGGGACGGAGTGGGGGAGGGAGTCCTCCTGTCCATGAAGATAGTGGAGAGCTTTGTAGCATCCTCTGCCAGCTTATGGGCCATGTGAGTGCTAGTGGCCAGGGAGATACTTCTTCTGTCACTCGTCTGGTTCATTCCCTCTCCCAGCTTGCTGTCATTTGACTGACCTGACTGTTTGGAGTTAACCTTGTTTGGTAAGCAGGGGCTATCGCTAGGAGTGCGGCTGCTGGTGTGGCTGCTAGCCCTCTGGTCGCAAGAGGTTGGGGTGCTGGTAATCATGCTTGCTGGTATTTCATGCTGAATTGCAGTGGGCCTGCCTGCAGGTAACGGTGGGCGAAACTTGGAAGACAACCTGGGACTCTCGTCCCCAAACTTGCAGGACAACCTGGGACTCTCGTCCCCAAACTTGCAGGACAACCTGGGACTCTCGTCCCCAAACTTGCAGGACAACTTGGGACTCTCGTCCCCAAACTTGCAGGACAACCTGGGACTCTCGTCCCCAAACTTGCAGGACAACCTGGGACTCTCGTCCCCAAACTTGCAGGACAACCTGGGACTCTCGTCCCCAAACTTGCAGGACAACCTAGGGCTGTGGTCCCCACATTTTGAGGACAGCCTGGGACTCTCGTCCCCTTGCCACAGCCTGTGGTTCTGGACACCATGGTGGCAGCTAACACTGGAAGGGGACATGGTGTAGTTGTAGTAGGACTGCCTGGCTTGAACAGAGAGCTGGTGAGAAGCTGGGCTTCTGGGGAGGCCATTCAAACCACGGTTCCTGTCAGAGTCTATGAGGTGTGCATTGACTGGCAGCGTTTTGGCACCCCTAGGCAGAACCGGGGACCCACCCCAGGACTGGCAGCGGGGCTGCTGCTGGTAGTGCCGAGGCAGGCTGGGGCTTCTGTCTGGGCTGTAGGCCGCCAGTCTGCGCCTCAGTTCCGGGGAGCCAAATTCCTCCATGGCCCTGTAGGTGGCCTCTCTGGCTACAGTGTCCAGAGTGGCCCTGCGGAGGCAGGGGGAGCTCCTGGGGGACCTGCCCGAAGTGGGACAGGACAGTTTGGGGCTGGAGCTACCGGAGCTGTCTGACCACACAGGGTCACTGAGCCTCTTCCTAAGGTGGGCAGGCATATACCCTTCCTCCACGCCTCTACTGAAAGGGTTCTCAAGTACACTTTGGCACACAGCACTGCGGGGGCTATCCACAGACTTAATGCGGGCTTTCTCTATGTAGCTAAAGCTGACCACAGAGCACTTGCCCTCGTCCCCCACACCAGAGCCATCGTAGGACCTGCGCCCACTGGTTGGAGTCGAGGGGGACGTTATTCTCCCAGAGGAGGCAGGGGATAGGGGCACCCTCCTGTGGTAGTGCTCAATGTCTGAGGAGCGGGTGAGCACCAGACTGCCATGCTGCGGCCCATTGGGTGTAGACTGGAGAGTGGAGAGCAGCTGACCAATCCCCTCGTAAGGCAGACTCTGCCCGTGGTGTGTGGGCGGTCCGGAGTTGTCCGGTAGGTCCGGCTGGAAACTGACAGATTGTCTGGAGGAGGACTTGGAGGTGAGGCTAGGACTGCTGCCCCCATCTTTATGCAACACCCCTGGGGACATGGAGGCTGGgctgggggtggaggtggaggggcaAGTGCAGGtacaggtagaggtggaggtagagtggCTGGGGGTGCGCTGGGACTGAGGTAGGATGTCAGGCCCTTGGAGCACTAGTGGGTGCATCCCCTCGACACCAGCTCCCagctccttcccttcctcccccgGGACAGAACTCACCTCCACATACAGGTGCAGGATCTTGCCTGACTTAGACATGGTCCCCACACTGGCCTCAGTGGAGCCTTCGGTCtattttttgtctttttttggTCTTTGATAGTACTAGTGCTATTAACATAAACCTCCTAACCCCAAATGAAACAAAATGGATCCATTTGGTGAGGGTTAGTAAGCTGGAGGATGATTGGCAGGCCTCTTCGCCATGCTGCAATGCTCAGCTTCTTTTCAGTCTGccaaagagaaagaaaagagtCAATAATATGTTAGGACCATTTAGAAGAAAGacaataaaaaacaaacaaacaaactgacACAGAAGGATATCAGGGACTCTTACTGTATTCAGAATCCAtggttgaatgtgtgtgtgtgtgtggtgtgtattttttgtttgtgtgtgttcacctAAGTTTGTCTCGGAGGAGCCGAATGTGTGTCatgttatataaaaaaaaactcaGATCCGCTCATTTGCATAACCTGGGAGGTGATTCGGTCATGCCATTGTCTACCAGAATCCCCGAATGACTCCATGTTCTAGGTGCTTTCCCCTGACCCCCTGGGCAGGTGACTGTAGGCAACACAGACATCAAAAACAGCTACTCCCAGTCATTTTGGGTGAGGCTCAACGTTGGTACCTCTGAACCTACTATCATGGTTAGCAGGGTCAGGTCCTGCTGTATCGGTACCAACCAGTGGAGGCCAATTGTGCATAGCGCAATGCTGGAGAAAGTGCATGCAGAGTACTCACGTCCTGTAACTGACTAATCGATTGAAAACTCATCAACCACAGCCCTGTCAACACTTAACACATAGTCGAGGctaaaagttgagaatgacacaaatattaattttcacaaagtctgctgcctcagtttgtatgatggcaatttgcatatactccagaatgttatgaagagggatcagatgaattgcaattaattacaaagtccctctttgccatgcaaatgaactgaatcgcccaaaaacatttccactgcatttcagccctgccacaaaaggaccagctgacatcatgtcagtgattctctcgttaacacaggggagtgttgacgaggacaaggctggagatcactcggtcatgctgattgagttgaaataacagactggaagcttcaaaaggagggtggtgcttggaatcattgttcttcctctgtcaaccatggttacctgcaaggaaacatgtgccgtcatcattgctttgcacttaaagggcttcacaggcaaggatattgctgcaagtaagattgcacctaaaatcaaccatttatcggatcatcaagatcttcaaggagagcggttcaattgttgtgaagaaggcttcagggcgccaaaGAAAGTCCAGCACGCGCCAGGACCCTActggcaccaccagtacagagcttgctcaggaatggcagcaggcaggtgtgagtgcatctgcatgcacagtgaggcgaagacttttggaggatggcctggtgtcaagaagggcagcaaagaagccacttctctccaggaaaaacatcagggacagactgatattctgcaaaaggtacagggattggactgctgaggactggggtaaagtcattttctctgacgaatcccctttccgattgtttggagcATCCGGAAAAAAATCTTGTCCGgcgaagacaaggtgagcgctaccatcagtcctgtgtcatgccaacagtaaagcatcctgagaccattcatgtgtggggttgcttcttagccaagggagtgggctcactcacaattttgcctaagaacacagccatgattaaagaatggtaccaacacatcctccgagagcaacttctcccaaccatccaggagcagtttggtgacgaacattgcattttccagcatgatggagcaccttgccataaggcaaaagtgataactaagtggctcggggaacaaaacatcaatattttgggtccatggccaggaaactccccagaccttaatcccattgagaacttgtgggcaatcctcaagaggcgggtggaccaACAAAAactcacaaattctgacaaactccaagcattgattatgcaagaatgggctgccatcagtcaggatgtggccaagaagttaattgacagcatgccagggcggattgcagaggtcttgaaaaagaagggtcaacactgcaaatattgactctttgcatcaacttcatgtgattgtcaataaaagcctttgacacttttgAAATGCTTGTAGTAACAtctgtaacatctgacaaaaatatctaaagacactgaagcagcaaactttgtgaaaatgtatatttttggtgtcattctcaaaacatttggcTACAACTGTACAACCATTTACATCTCACTATTCCCTGGCTAACTGTTCAAATGCAGACCACAAACAACATTTCCATATCCTTAAAAGAGAGACCAAAACAGCTATTAGATATGGTTAACACAAGGCTATCACTAGTCTCAGCAGAAGCCAGAGGTAGGCTGTTCTAGAGACACCCTGGTCTACAAAGCAAGGCGTCCTTGGCTGACAGGCTGACTGGCATGGACTTCCAAATGTGCTTTCTATTCATGCTATTAAATAGCCATGGCGAAGCAGCTTGAGTGTCTGGGGAGGCAGGTAAGAGTAGTGTTCTGgtgttctctgctctgttaggTGTTCTGTGAGTAATTTGTTGTTACCAGAGAATCCTCAACTACAGAGAACAGTCTGACTCCTCTCAAAATAGTGCATCAGAAGAGTAAAACCTGAAAATGTCTTTCCAAAATAGTAATGTATCATAGTATCATAAGCTCCTGGCTGTAAACAATTTGTAATCATACAGTACAGGTCTTGCTTGGATGGTTGGATCTGTGATGAACTCCACAAATGTGTCTGATTGCTAGTTGGAATCAGACCCTTTAGAGATCTGTTGGATTAATCAAAGCTATTTTCAAAGGTGAGGGATCCTTGAACTTGGAGGCTCAGAATGAACCAAAACAAGAGACAAGGCAGGCAGACAAGTTACCGTGGTTACCCAACACATTCCACGTTTTTTATTATCAATCCAAATGTGTAGTGTCTGTCAAGTTCACACTCACACCAGCTCCTCAGTCTAGAATAGCAAGTGTGAAATTCTCTCAGTTTGAGTTCAATTACACAGAGAGGCAACAAATATGGATATTGAAATTGATATAATGTCTGGTTAAATTCGATATTGGCTCTGACAGTGTCAACCTCTCAATAGTTTATTTTTGAGAGGTCATGGGCCCACCTTTAGAGGAACTTGTTCTCTCTATGTTGTCTCCACGTTGTTTACCTTAGTCACGGCAGGACAGTCATTACCACACAAATCATAAGTAGGAGGAGGAAAGCCCCAACCACTGCCACTGCCAGCACCCTGCTCTAATATTAGCTCTTACCGGACGCAATGTTGTCAGCCTGATCCTCACACATCACGTACAGACACTCAGAGACACAAGTAATTATAATGTAGCGGGTAGTTACCAAGGCCAGATAATGGTAATTAATGCAAAGTAATGAATAGTTTGAAAATAATATTATGCAATTTCTTTGTCTGGAAATGTGATCACTAAAGATAAACAATCTCACACATCTGTGTATGTACGCCTTCGAAATGCCCTTAAGGGAAATAGTGTCATGATCCAAACCATCCCAGATgctaaataacacacacacactcacaagctGGATGCAGGGGCTGATCATGACTATCCGAAATCCCAGGAAAAAGCAGGGttgtgtcatgactctcctgggaAAGTGCCAGGCATGGTAGAGGGCAGTCACACATACACGCCTCACACACCCATAGCTGCACAGTCACTGCAGAGACACACTAACGCACAGGGAAGGGAGGGATCCTCTCCAGTAGTTGTAAACAAACATATCATCTAACCTACCCTTGGCCTGTACTGTGTCCAACAACCTTTATAAAGAGAagggaaaaatatttttttagtgATTCAACACAGCAGCCTCTGGTCTCACACTGtagaaaatgtaatgaaatgtgaaGGTGACAGCAGATTGTAAATTACACAGAGAGATCCACATTGATGCACACACTCGTACAAACACGTACTCTGATAGGGGCGTTCTGAGAAGATGTCTGTGACAAATGCATGGCCTTTGTGATTACGAACCTGTTGAATTGACTGCAGTTAGGCTACGTGACCATCTTGCTAATCATATTCCCCAGCCCCATTTACCCTCATCTTTTGGCCTGAGCCTGCATCCCTGTGCAGTTTCATTTTTAACCCTGTACAGTAGGTATAATAAAGTATTCACCCACCCTTGGATATTTTTCACATTTTGAACACGTTACAGAGTGAGATTGAAATAGACTTAAATTGATTTTTTTGTGATTGAGCcacacaaaatactccataaaGTCAGAGTGAAAAGTCCTGTGGAGAATCCTGAACATGGCAACCAAACTTAGCACGGGTCATACACTAACCTGAGGACAGGAAGAATAAACCTGTTTCACTCTCTGAACAACAGCACAGAAAGGGCTGCATTTCAGAAAAGCAGGTAGGGCCCTCCACAGTGCCAAACATTAAACTACAGTATGtaccatctcccccccccccccccccccccccttaaaagatttagatgcactgttgtaaagtggctgttccactggatgtcataaggtgaatgcaccaatttgtaagtcgctctggataagagcgtctgctaaatgacttaaatgtaaatgtaaatgtaccataagtattcaccccattggatttttttcaattttttttgcattacaaagtgggattgaaatagcTTGATCTGCACAAAATACtgtataatgtcaaagtgaaaagaaaattCTACAAATGAatctaaaaattaaaaaaaaatcaacaaaaaTATAGTCGTGGCATAAGTATTTCgctttgtttaggcaagcctaaattagttctgGAGTACAATTTTGCCTAACAAATTACATATACattacatggactcactcagtGTAAAAGAATATGGGTTGACATTATTGAATGGCTACCCCTTCATCTTTCACCCATACTgtacatctgtaaggtccctcagtcaagcagatTCAACAAAACATACCAGGGAGCTTTTTAAAAGCATCATAAAGAAGAGAATTGATTAGTAGATGGTAACAATAACACATCAggcattatatatatttttaagtgtaGTTGCAACCCCCCCCTCatgtctctgatcactactttgtttcctcCAACCCTACTCACTCAATCCTATCCTTTCTTCTTCCTGCTAAGTCCTTCTCCCTCCAGTCTCCTGACTCTGTCTATTTGACCCTACTTTTCTCCCTTTCTGCATTCTTTGACTCTCACAGTCCCCTTTCCTTCCAGCTGGCCCAAccttcccctcctgctccgtggctgagCGTCTCACTGCATGCTAACAGAACAGGGCTGCGGGCAGCTGAGTGGAAATGGATACTTCCGGAGGACCTATCATGCTTTCGCTCCCTCCTTTCTACCTCTGTATCGGCTGCTAACGCCGCTTTAaatctttttttaattttttttaattcgTTTTACTCTACATACAAAATGTATACGTATGAACAAAATCCACTTTCTATCACTCAAAACGTCAAGCTTCTGCCTCCAACCCTGGGAAACGCCTCCACTTTCTCGTCCCTCCttaaccctcctctccctccctgcgtGTGACTTTGTCAAGcacttttatttttttgttaaaAAGGTTGACGACATCCACTCCTCATTCACTCCGCCTACTCagcctactgagtccactggtcccactcacacagaactaccctgtGACTAGGGATGTTCCTAGGGATGTCCGGCcgcccctcctcaagaaaccaacactacAGACCGATATCcattcttttctttccaaaacacttgtgCATGCAGTCTCTGACcaactccctctctatctctcagaacaatcttcttgaccctaacctgTCAGGCTTCAAGGCTTCAAGACCACTCTCCACTGCGTCCGCTCTGCCAAACCTGACTTGCTTTCCTCTgttcctcctagatctatctgctGCCTTTTACACTGTGAACCATTAGATCATCCTCTCCATTCTCTCAGGGTTGGgcatctcaggctctgcacactcctggattgcatcctacctggcaggtcgCGCCTACCAGGTgttgtggagaggatctgtgtctgcaccacgtgctctcactacTAGTGTCCCACAGGGCTTGGTCCTAGGTCCTCTCCTCTTTACACAAAGTCACCCatctctgtcatatcctcacatggtttCTCTTAAAactgagctgctcttcctcccggggaaggcctgcccgctccaagacctctccatcacgggtGACAACTCCActgtgtccccctcccagagtgcaaagaaccttggattgaccctggacaacaccctgtcgttcttcGCAAACATCAAAGCaattgtgccatcaaacccctgcaacttatccaaaATGCCACAGGccgcctggttttcaaccttcctaAGTTCATCCATGTCATCCCGCTTCtacacacactccactggcttccagtcgaagcttgcATCCTCTTCAAGACCTACGGAGAAGCAAGGGGAACTACCCCTCCTTactttcaggctatgctcaaagcCTACACCCGAGCACTCCATTCCGCCACCTCTGGTTTCTcggcagctcccactcagcccagtcaaagttCTTATCTGTCCTGGTACCCCAACGGTGGAACAAGCTTCCCCCTAAAGTCAGGACAgcggagtccctgcccatctttcgAAAACATCAGAAACCTTACCTCTTTGATGAGTATCTTAATTAACGCTCACAGCGCCCTCAATTTATTTCAATCCCACTttctaatgcaacaaaatgtgaaagaaatccaagggggtgaatacttatgataaACAGCAATGCTGTACAATGGGTGAGaccacaacacatacagtagttcacctcAGCTATCCCTATACACTGGTCAATCATGATTAGTAAGGTGTTGTGTTAACTGCAGAACACACAGAGGGGCGATGAAGAGTCGAGTCACAAGACAAGTTGTAACACTATCTGTGAATGCCAAGGTAACTGACAACGACCTGAAATGGACACCTACTTGTGTAATAGAATGCTGGGTGACAGTTTTACAAAAGCACCAAAAATGGGGGGggttaacaacaacaacaaaaagagttCAGTACAAAAAACTTCTGGTTGGCGTGCCCCAAGACGTTTTGTTGTCCTTATGCATGTAAATATGACTACTACGTAGATACACTAAATCTATAGGGTGCCTATTTCTGTATCGAATTACACAAGGTTAACTACCTGTTCTTGAGACAGGGGACAGGATCCGTGCTTACGTCATTGAATACAAAGTAGTCTGGCAGGAGTCAGACGTGAACAAATGAAGCAAAGGTCACTCTAGGCCACTGTATAAATAGTTAAGTTAATTGGGCCCGTATGAAGTGGAATAAATCCAGTTATTCAAAAGTTATCTTTCTGGATTTCGCCCTGAC
Proteins encoded:
- the LOC129852019 gene encoding uncharacterized protein LOC129852019 isoform X1, which gives rise to MSKSGKILHLYVEVSSVPGEEGKELGAGVEGMHPLVLQGPDILPQSQRTPSHSTSTSTCTCTCPSTSTPSPASMSPGVLHKDGGSSPSLTSKSSSRQSVSFQPDLPDNSGPPTHHGQSLPYEGIGQLLSTLQSTPNGPQHGSLVLTRSSDIEHYHRRVPLSPASSGRITSPSTPTSGRRSYDGSGVGDEGKCSVVSFSYIEKARIKSVDSPRSAVCQSVLENPFSRGVEEGYMPAHLRKRLSDPVWSDSSGSSSPKLSCPTSGRSPRSSPCLRRATLDTVAREATYRAMEEFGSPELRRRLAAYSPDRSPSLPRHYQQQPRCQSWGGSPVLPRGAKTLPVNAHLIDSDRNRGLNGLPRSPASHQLSVQARQSYYNYTMSPSSVSCHHGVQNHRLWQGDESPRLSSKCGDHSPRLSCKFGDESPRLSCKFGDESPRLSCKFGDESPRLSCKFGDESPKLSCKFGDESPRLSCKFGDESPRLSCKFGDESPRLSSKFRPPLPAGRPTAIQHEIPASMITSTPTSCDQRASSHTSSRTPSDSPCLPNKVNSKQSGQSNDSKLGEGMNQTSDRRSISLATSTHMAHKLAEDATKLSTIFMDRRTPSPTPSQANSTRSESPKSGYISRESQPYVTLHGQGSPAQPHPEANTHTHLQDHRWTDKESLRAGLHSRESRPGQRQGQASPLLLQKGISSPAMPATLHLVVASHTPIIDPRLQRAELLTKDSPTLHRHQPPQYMGDRGSPSLERRPYDTRFNRGGPRDNPENSRRLIIGLDMEPPESWSSRMQQWRENGSVADREESNSESPTADGDEVYLVTKEELQQRRDGATVLGYHGYKHGVNREQRGETQDHSGALVSSQSSSGVTGSLGESTQPERDCLSPETSSQSSQKSNDTEETASGMQSESGSSVLGPSLHSQKIARAKWEFLFGQPMEDSHDSKDSSQAPPSGTSSESPLPTSSLLLKPTGHWRGWDDESQSLSYHDVQQVVDLGTPPPVTVVGFSPKTGIIRRAINYAETDLDAVPLKCYRETDLDEVILAEAEREQEEVDSAFGSNRSVLGTSASSASTIVRTDGEEDELEEEEEEVVSWASVRMQGDKKRQHATQEDNQVYSLLLKGCPLDHISDAQSALMSPISVTSPRRTSVDSLDSFSRHFERIMESHRVKGTSYSSLDSVDLLTSSGPPIFTFDMPTLTPKIQSQICESARHIIELSFAPLAHPELPSVSDPTCSENTLAPTGERLSSTSEQNYTSGGKSRLEKDCLRTNLDLTLIREKPGHWAPDPFPQQDVGERLALGSTEALANGNKADLQAAKRLAKRLFNLDGFRKSDVARHLSKNNEFSRMVAEEYLSYFNFSDLTIDQALRAFLREFALMGETQERERVLAHFSRRYLQCNPNATPSEDSVHTLTCALMLLNTDLHGHNIGKKMSVLQFIGNLEGLNDGKDFPKELLKALYNSIRNEKLQWTIDEEELRKSFSELADLRTDSASHTMKRIGSGLGVAQNPDALIYKNGFLVRKVHADSDGKKTPRGKRGWKTFYVMLKGLVLYLQKGEYRPEKQLSEEDLKNAVSIHHSLAMRAADYSKRPNVFYLRTADWRVFLFQAPNAEQMQSWITRINAVSAMFSAPPFPAAIGSQKKFSRPLLPGSNTKLSQEEQVKSHETRFRAISSELNELTAVIPDKKAKVRDLEEHKQREEYLEFEKTRYGTYAMLLRAKIRSGEEDLSLFESRLFDDGGLQRAHSSPTLREEHSSSSQASSAKRGGQQQ